The following coding sequences lie in one Kribbella sp. NBC_00709 genomic window:
- a CDS encoding TetR/AcrR family transcriptional regulator has protein sequence MAPQPLPCARPTRADAARNYDRLVTAARETFAEHGTDTSLEEIARRAGVGIGTLYRRFPSRTALLEAVYVEEIQSVCDRAYEFDRELEPFEALAAWLRSFLGYGLSKGTLAGELTVALGKDSPFFQACKVNVQDAGKLLLDKAKAAGEVRQELELADVMRLVGGINMGRDIEPEQANRLLDIVLCGLRPAAASAAPAKG, from the coding sequence ATGGCGCCGCAACCCCTGCCGTGCGCGCGGCCGACCCGTGCGGACGCGGCGCGGAACTACGACCGCCTGGTGACGGCCGCCCGCGAGACGTTCGCCGAGCACGGCACCGACACCTCGCTGGAGGAGATCGCCCGCCGTGCCGGTGTCGGCATCGGCACGCTGTACCGCCGGTTCCCGAGCCGGACCGCGCTGCTCGAGGCGGTCTACGTCGAGGAGATACAGTCCGTCTGTGACCGGGCGTACGAGTTCGACCGGGAGCTGGAGCCGTTCGAGGCGCTGGCCGCCTGGTTGCGCAGTTTCCTCGGCTACGGGCTGTCGAAAGGCACCCTGGCCGGCGAGCTAACGGTTGCTCTAGGCAAAGATTCGCCGTTCTTCCAGGCCTGCAAGGTCAATGTGCAGGATGCCGGTAAACTCCTGCTGGACAAGGCGAAAGCGGCCGGCGAGGTCCGGCAGGAGCTCGAGCTGGCAGATGTGATGAGGCTGGTCGGCGGCATCAACATGGGCCGCGACATCGAGCCCGAGCAGGCGAACCGGCTGCTCGACATCGTGCTGTGCGGACTCAGGCCCGCTGCTGCCTCAGCTGCTCCAGCGAAGGGTTAG
- a CDS encoding dTDP-4-dehydrorhamnose 3,5-epimerase family protein, which translates to MKVEETTIPGVLRIALDVKPNDDGWFKENFHREKLAALGMDVVQHNVAYFAEAGIVRGIHAEPWDKYLSPSSGRVFAAIVDLRQTESFGRMETFEFGPEQALYVPRGVGNSFCTLTTHTTYNFLVNEHWSPERVAVDLFDPELAIEWPVRELRYTERDAANPSLEQLRQQRA; encoded by the coding sequence GTGAAGGTCGAAGAGACCACGATCCCCGGCGTACTGCGAATCGCACTGGACGTGAAGCCCAATGACGACGGCTGGTTCAAGGAGAACTTCCACCGCGAGAAGCTGGCCGCGCTCGGGATGGACGTCGTCCAGCACAACGTCGCGTACTTCGCCGAGGCCGGGATCGTCCGCGGTATCCACGCCGAGCCGTGGGACAAGTACCTGTCGCCGTCGTCCGGCCGGGTGTTCGCGGCGATCGTCGACCTTCGGCAGACCGAGTCCTTCGGGCGGATGGAGACCTTCGAGTTCGGGCCGGAACAGGCGCTGTACGTACCGCGCGGAGTCGGGAACTCGTTCTGCACGCTGACGACGCACACGACGTACAACTTCCTGGTGAACGAGCACTGGTCGCCCGAGCGGGTCGCCGTGGATCTCTTCGACCCGGAGCTGGCGATCGAGTGGCCGGTCCGAGAGCTCAGGTACACCGAGCGGGACGCGGCTAACCCTTCGCTGGAGCAGCTGAGGCAGCAGCGGGCCTGA
- a CDS encoding DUF2786 domain-containing protein yields the protein MSDEEILRLLPITAAVVAVRDDRADEHLARLGAYDERDQAQVDRCVQAFLTGLLRTTWERGWAPADVVQHGRRSLDAGVEPLLLAAIAAEHKGYRATTIDPRWLEQLTDLGVPQPFTGLSLTAWAAGARIGRYLTLHHALSLAGFLQTLPVLARIFPLPGSPVRRDQRVVPANGKMLARIRALLAKAEATEFPDEAEALSGKAQELMAKFSLDSALVEAEVEIPDDSAARRLWVETPYVSAKAQLVGAVAAANRCRTVVIEDLAVVTVVGAEVDLQHTEILSTSLLVQANRAMLAAGKHIGHRGESRTRSFRQSFLMAYAQRIGERLEQTTAATQAAVPEAEAGRLLPVLAKREEHVDALFAQLFPNTTTRRTRITNGAGWHAGLTAADQAQLDARRQVRR from the coding sequence GTGAGTGACGAGGAAATCCTGCGATTGTTACCGATCACGGCTGCTGTCGTGGCGGTGCGCGACGATCGCGCCGACGAGCACCTGGCCCGCCTGGGTGCGTACGACGAGCGCGACCAGGCGCAGGTGGACCGCTGCGTGCAGGCGTTCCTCACCGGACTGCTCCGCACCACCTGGGAGCGTGGTTGGGCGCCCGCAGACGTCGTCCAGCACGGACGTCGCAGTCTGGACGCCGGCGTCGAGCCGTTGCTGCTGGCCGCGATCGCAGCAGAGCACAAGGGCTATCGGGCGACCACCATCGACCCGCGCTGGCTCGAGCAGCTGACCGACCTCGGCGTGCCGCAGCCTTTCACCGGGCTGAGCCTGACCGCGTGGGCCGCCGGCGCCCGCATCGGCCGCTACCTCACCTTGCACCACGCCCTCTCCCTGGCCGGTTTCCTCCAGACGCTGCCGGTCCTGGCCCGGATCTTTCCTCTGCCCGGTTCGCCGGTCCGCCGCGACCAACGCGTCGTACCGGCGAACGGGAAGATGCTGGCGCGGATCCGCGCCCTGCTGGCGAAGGCGGAGGCGACGGAGTTCCCGGACGAGGCGGAAGCCCTGTCCGGCAAGGCGCAGGAGTTGATGGCGAAGTTCTCGCTGGACAGTGCGCTGGTGGAGGCCGAGGTCGAGATCCCGGACGACTCCGCGGCCCGGCGATTGTGGGTCGAGACGCCGTACGTCTCGGCGAAGGCGCAGCTGGTCGGCGCGGTCGCCGCGGCGAACCGGTGTCGCACGGTCGTGATCGAGGACCTCGCCGTCGTCACCGTCGTCGGCGCGGAGGTCGATCTGCAGCACACCGAGATCCTCAGCACGTCGCTGCTGGTGCAGGCAAACCGGGCAATGCTTGCCGCCGGCAAGCACATCGGGCATCGCGGCGAGTCCAGGACGCGCTCGTTCCGGCAGTCGTTCCTGATGGCTTATGCGCAACGGATCGGCGAGCGGCTGGAGCAGACCACCGCCGCGACCCAGGCCGCCGTGCCCGAAGCCGAAGCGGGTCGCCTGCTGCCGGTGCTGGCCAAGCGGGAGGAGCACGTGGACGCGTTGTTCGCGCAACTGTTCCCGAACACGACGACCCGGCGGACGCGCATCACCAACGGCGCCGGATGGCACGCGGGCCTGACGGCCGCCGACCAGGCCCAGCTCGACGCCCGCCGGCAGGTGCGCCGGTGA